Proteins encoded together in one Microbacterium oxydans window:
- a CDS encoding adenylate/guanylate cyclase domain-containing protein gives MSEGGSSTIDATGAKKRRFRRAGLSIQSKLLIMLLGVSLVSSVIVGAIGFVNGRQSLHESAVDQLTTIRSMRAAEITTFIESVRRDASLNSRNLSAQSMSTAINGGFAELSDVEVDEAQRTELEAYYADTFIPELESRSGEEYGDTAFIPDSAAGQYVQLQYALGNKDFDADYDAQLLLNDSGDGTSYSTATERYGDYFTRLIQQAGYEDALLLNLDGDVTFSAYKGVELGTNLLTGPYRDSALSKAYAEAIATNSVNSVVLTDFDRWIPSLNVPTMWVVSPVGNDSGITGAMAFQISVDTINGVMTGDEQWKAQGLGDTGEVYLVGRDDLMRSTARRLVEDPADYIKRLISGGMAPTVVERIKQVEGTVLLQPVDTKAVQEAQAGRTGTVVGRDFIGGESVTTYAPLDIEGLDWVVIARIDTAEAFEPVNVFTRNVLLSLLGILLGVSLLSLLLAQVFTRPIHRLVGAVHRVAEGDLDVQVPQGSRDEFGDLGSAFNDMASSLRIKQDLIEEQQKENEKLLHTLMPESVATKYKQGEEAITEAHENVSVVFAELVGFDDLARGMSAEEEIGLLNTLMRGFDEAAEKAGVEKVRTLRGGYLASSGLIVPRVDNIRRTVDFARSLVGVLERFNAQNGTQIGLRAGVDTGTVTSGLVARTSLAYDLWGDAVNLAYRVRSVTGEPGIYVSQTVRDRTQEIVTYVEAGTVETQGRTETVWKVV, from the coding sequence TCGGTGCGATCGGATTCGTGAACGGGCGGCAGTCGCTGCACGAATCCGCGGTCGACCAGCTGACCACCATCCGCTCGATGCGTGCGGCGGAGATCACGACCTTCATCGAGAGTGTGCGGCGAGATGCCTCTCTGAACAGCCGCAACCTCAGCGCGCAGAGCATGTCGACGGCGATCAACGGCGGATTCGCCGAGCTGTCCGACGTCGAGGTCGACGAGGCGCAGCGGACCGAGCTCGAGGCGTACTACGCCGACACGTTCATCCCCGAGCTCGAGTCGCGTTCGGGCGAGGAGTACGGCGACACGGCCTTCATCCCCGACTCCGCGGCCGGGCAGTACGTGCAGCTCCAGTACGCGCTGGGCAACAAGGACTTCGACGCCGATTACGACGCCCAGCTGCTGCTCAACGACAGCGGCGACGGCACCAGCTACTCGACGGCGACGGAACGCTACGGCGACTACTTCACCCGCTTGATCCAACAGGCCGGCTATGAGGATGCCCTGCTGCTCAACCTCGACGGCGACGTCACCTTCTCCGCTTACAAGGGCGTCGAGCTGGGAACGAACCTCCTCACCGGGCCGTACCGGGACTCCGCGCTGTCGAAGGCGTATGCCGAGGCGATCGCCACGAACTCGGTGAACAGCGTCGTGCTCACCGACTTCGATCGCTGGATCCCCTCGCTGAACGTCCCGACGATGTGGGTCGTCTCCCCTGTCGGCAACGACAGCGGCATCACGGGGGCGATGGCGTTCCAGATCTCGGTCGACACGATCAACGGCGTGATGACCGGTGACGAGCAGTGGAAGGCGCAGGGGCTCGGCGACACCGGCGAGGTCTACCTGGTCGGACGCGACGACCTCATGCGCTCCACGGCGCGCCGGCTCGTGGAAGATCCTGCCGACTACATCAAGCGACTCATCAGCGGAGGCATGGCGCCGACCGTCGTCGAGCGGATCAAGCAGGTCGAGGGCACCGTCCTGCTGCAGCCCGTCGACACGAAGGCCGTGCAGGAGGCGCAGGCGGGACGCACCGGCACCGTCGTGGGGCGCGACTTCATCGGCGGGGAGAGCGTCACGACCTACGCACCCCTCGACATCGAGGGTCTCGACTGGGTCGTGATCGCCCGCATCGACACGGCCGAGGCATTCGAGCCCGTGAACGTCTTCACCCGCAACGTGCTGCTCTCGCTGCTCGGCATCCTCCTCGGGGTCTCGCTGCTGTCGCTGCTGCTCGCCCAGGTGTTCACCCGTCCGATCCATCGCCTCGTGGGCGCCGTGCACCGCGTGGCGGAGGGTGACCTCGACGTGCAGGTGCCGCAGGGCTCGCGGGACGAGTTCGGCGATCTCGGCAGCGCGTTCAACGACATGGCGTCGAGCCTGCGGATCAAGCAGGACCTGATCGAGGAGCAGCAGAAGGAGAACGAGAAGCTGCTGCACACGCTCATGCCCGAGAGCGTCGCGACCAAGTACAAGCAGGGCGAGGAGGCGATCACCGAGGCGCACGAGAACGTGTCGGTCGTGTTCGCCGAGCTCGTCGGCTTCGACGACCTCGCCCGCGGCATGAGCGCGGAGGAGGAGATCGGGCTGCTGAACACCCTGATGCGCGGCTTCGACGAGGCGGCGGAGAAGGCCGGTGTCGAGAAGGTGCGCACCCTGCGCGGCGGCTACCTCGCCTCCTCGGGACTCATCGTGCCGCGGGTCGACAACATCCGGCGCACGGTCGACTTCGCGCGCAGCCTGGTCGGCGTGCTGGAGCGATTCAACGCGCAGAACGGCACCCAGATCGGACTGCGGGCCGGTGTCGACACCGGCACGGTCACGAGCGGTCTCGTCGCGCGGACCAGCCTCGCGTACGACCTCTGGGGCGACGCCGTGAACCTCGCCTACCGGGTGCGCTCGGTCACGGGCGAGCCCGGCATCTACGTGAGCCAGACCGTCCGCGACCGCACGCAGGAGATCGTCACCTACGTCGAGGCCGGGACGGTGGAGACGCAGGGCAGGACCGAGACCGTGTGGAAGGTGGTCTGA